One genomic segment of Alicycliphilus denitrificans K601 includes these proteins:
- a CDS encoding FCD domain-containing protein, giving the protein MSSAPVTIDTDPPRTMASALADSLRGDIIKGVHAPGAKLAIKELCQRYDAGAIPMREALSRLATSGLVVAQDQRGFRVADVSRAELEDITDARIHIECEALRRSITRGSLDWEERLVGAQHRLLRLSMLTGDGNIDAAWESAHDAFHIALISGCGSHWLVDLARMLRDQTARYRYLSITPGGEPPESKRDVTAEHRAMAEAALARDADQACALLAEHLQATTRLVLSNALRA; this is encoded by the coding sequence ATGTCTTCCGCCCCCGTCACGATCGACACCGATCCCCCGCGCACCATGGCCTCGGCCCTGGCCGACAGCCTGCGCGGCGACATCATCAAAGGCGTGCATGCGCCCGGCGCCAAGCTAGCTATCAAGGAGCTGTGCCAGCGCTACGACGCGGGGGCGATCCCGATGCGCGAGGCGCTCTCCCGGCTGGCGACCAGCGGCCTGGTCGTGGCGCAGGACCAGCGCGGCTTTCGCGTGGCGGATGTTTCGCGCGCCGAGCTCGAAGACATCACGGACGCGCGCATCCACATCGAGTGCGAGGCCCTACGCCGCTCCATCACCCGGGGCAGCCTGGACTGGGAGGAGCGCCTGGTCGGCGCCCAGCACCGGCTGCTGCGCCTGTCGATGCTTACGGGCGACGGCAACATCGACGCGGCGTGGGAGAGCGCGCACGACGCGTTCCACATCGCGCTCATCAGCGGCTGCGGCTCGCACTGGCTGGTGGATCTGGCCAGGATGCTGCGCGACCAGACGGCGCGCTACCGCTACCTGTCCATCACCCCCGGAGGCGAGCCCCCGGAGTCCAAGCGCGACGTCACCGCCGAACACCGCGCCATGGCCGAGGCCGCGCTGGCGCGCGACGCCGACCAGGCCTGCGCACTGCTGGCCGAGCATCTGCAGGCCACGACACGGCTCGTGCTCAGCAACGCGCTGCGTGCCTGA
- a CDS encoding Bug family tripartite tricarboxylate transporter substrate binding protein has protein sequence MRISRRLILGASLLAACTAALAQDYPAKPIRFIVPFPPGGGTDSLTRLVANKLTETLKWNFVVENKPGAGGNVALDTTAKAVPDGYTLVMAQTDNVVLNPLLYSKLTYDPVKDLVPVGLVASGPAVLVVRADSPYKTLADVVAAAKAAPAKLTFASPGLGTVSHLISELWQKSSGMKLTHVPYRGLSQALPDVLSGQVDMYMGSIPTLQGHIKGGKVRALAVTTAKRSPVLPLVPTYTESGIPGVELASVWGVMAPAGTPQNVIQRLNTEINKVLQQPDTREKIIASGAVMLGGSPQEMGELYAADRQKLAPVVRDSGTRLD, from the coding sequence ATGCGTATTTCACGCCGCCTCATCCTGGGCGCAAGCCTGCTCGCGGCCTGCACGGCCGCCCTGGCACAGGACTATCCAGCCAAGCCGATCCGCTTCATCGTGCCCTTTCCGCCCGGCGGCGGCACCGACAGCCTGACGCGGCTGGTCGCCAATAAATTGACCGAGACCCTGAAGTGGAATTTCGTGGTCGAGAACAAGCCCGGCGCCGGCGGCAACGTGGCGCTGGACACCACGGCCAAGGCCGTGCCCGACGGCTACACCCTGGTGATGGCGCAGACCGACAACGTGGTGCTGAACCCGCTGCTCTACTCCAAGCTCACCTACGACCCGGTCAAGGACCTGGTGCCCGTGGGCCTCGTCGCCAGCGGCCCCGCTGTGCTCGTGGTGCGCGCCGACTCGCCCTACAAGACGCTGGCCGACGTGGTGGCCGCCGCCAAGGCGGCTCCGGCCAAGCTCACCTTCGCCTCGCCGGGCCTGGGCACGGTGTCGCACCTGATCAGCGAGCTGTGGCAGAAAAGCTCGGGCATGAAGCTCACGCACGTGCCCTACCGGGGCCTTTCCCAGGCGCTGCCCGACGTGCTGAGCGGCCAGGTGGACATGTACATGGGCTCCATCCCCACGCTGCAGGGCCACATCAAGGGCGGCAAGGTGCGCGCGCTGGCCGTCACCACGGCCAAGCGCTCGCCCGTGCTGCCGCTGGTGCCGACCTATACCGAGTCGGGCATCCCTGGCGTGGAGCTGGCCAGCGTCTGGGGCGTGATGGCACCCGCTGGCACGCCGCAGAACGTGATCCAGCGCCTGAACACCGAGATCAACAAGGTGCTGCAACAGCCCGACACGCGCGAGAAGATCATCGCCAGCGGCGCGGTCATGCTGGGCGGATCGCCGCAGGAGATGGGCGAGCTCTACGCGGCCGACCGCCAGAAGCTGGCGCCCGTGGTGCGCGACTCAGGCACGCGGCTGGACTGA
- a CDS encoding porin has product MKKNLVTLAALILAGAASAQSSVALFGVVDAGVARYSQGGLGKTMLDTSGLGPSSLGFRGTEDLGGGLSAHFWLEAALLNDVGAGSSSGNGNPSTNGGLAFGRRGTVSIAGRFGEVRLGRDTPPSWWNHVVFDPFFTAGPGSGANITSGGGANGFAGANPLSFSRISNTIQYQWGFAPNAQSAIGRGVYVQLMHAFAENAGGAPARGQYSGGRIGYAGGPLNVALSYARSKGPAYAADAARGYSTFESFNLGGSYDIGAARLMAHVGANDSSAPGTRHDHWGLAATINAGPGYIPLAYNAVRQNNATRDGASQIAAGYVYNLSRRTALYASASYIRNRNNGTYTFLGGNGGGQPGLQTAFGAGTPFGSGTGYGMGIRTSF; this is encoded by the coding sequence ATGAAAAAGAACCTGGTTACTTTAGCCGCCCTCATCCTCGCCGGTGCGGCCTCGGCCCAATCTTCGGTGGCGCTGTTCGGCGTCGTGGACGCGGGCGTTGCCCGTTACAGCCAGGGTGGTCTCGGCAAGACGATGCTGGACACCAGCGGCCTTGGCCCGAGCTCGCTCGGCTTTCGCGGCACGGAGGACCTGGGCGGCGGCCTGTCGGCCCACTTCTGGCTGGAAGCGGCCCTGCTCAACGATGTCGGCGCGGGCAGCTCCAGCGGCAACGGCAATCCATCGACGAACGGCGGCCTGGCCTTCGGACGCCGCGGCACGGTAAGCATCGCGGGCAGGTTCGGCGAAGTCCGCCTGGGGCGCGACACGCCTCCATCGTGGTGGAACCACGTCGTGTTCGATCCGTTCTTCACCGCCGGCCCCGGTAGTGGTGCGAATATCACCTCCGGCGGCGGCGCCAATGGGTTCGCCGGTGCAAACCCCTTGAGCTTCAGCCGCATCAGCAACACCATCCAGTACCAGTGGGGCTTCGCGCCCAATGCCCAGTCCGCCATCGGCCGGGGCGTCTATGTCCAGCTGATGCACGCCTTCGCGGAAAACGCCGGCGGCGCGCCGGCCCGGGGCCAGTACTCCGGCGGGCGCATCGGCTACGCCGGCGGTCCGCTCAATGTCGCGCTGTCCTATGCGCGGTCGAAGGGGCCGGCATATGCCGCCGATGCCGCCCGGGGGTACAGCACCTTCGAGAGCTTCAACCTGGGCGGCTCGTACGACATCGGCGCGGCCAGGCTGATGGCCCACGTGGGGGCGAACGACTCCAGCGCCCCCGGCACCCGGCACGACCACTGGGGCCTTGCCGCCACGATCAACGCCGGCCCCGGCTACATCCCGCTCGCCTACAACGCCGTCAGGCAGAACAACGCGACCCGCGACGGAGCCAGCCAGATCGCGGCGGGCTATGTGTACAACCTGTCCAGGCGTACCGCTCTGTACGCATCGGCTTCGTACATCCGCAACAGGAACAACGGCACCTACACCTTCCTGGGCGGCAACGGCGGTGGGCAGCCAGGCCTGCAGACCGCCTTCGGTGCCGGCACGCCGTTCGGCAGCGGCACCGGCTACGGCATGGGCATCAGGACTAGCTTCTGA
- a CDS encoding zinc ribbon domain-containing protein: MGKALRLSEKWFRRGLWLVALVFAGFLIGLGGTIVGDLPRVERPLALDNFLDQGAAQQLRAQVRDARQAEQDAQAALEQARLQHAKARSETLAEREGFSNWLAARSATQRAEHDPEVIARTRALDALKAGERRAQQAVQAQQQALLDARQGAQAAQQRLDAIEREGGQKMAAEQRRVELRVFLYRLALTLPLLAAAGWLFARKRQSMYWPFVWGFILFALFAFFVELVPYLPSYGGYVRYAVGIAVTALVGRYAIVALNRYLERQKQAEQLPDQERRKELSYDVALARQAKGVCPGCERAVDLKNEKIDFCPHCGIGLFDRCGHCSTRKSAFARFCHACGAAAAAQG; encoded by the coding sequence ATGGGTAAGGCATTGCGTTTATCGGAGAAATGGTTTCGCCGCGGCCTGTGGCTGGTGGCGCTGGTGTTTGCCGGCTTCCTGATCGGCCTGGGCGGCACCATCGTGGGCGACCTGCCCCGGGTGGAGCGGCCGCTGGCGCTGGACAATTTCCTCGACCAGGGCGCGGCGCAGCAGCTGCGCGCACAGGTGCGGGATGCGCGCCAGGCCGAGCAGGACGCGCAGGCGGCGCTGGAGCAAGCCCGGCTGCAGCACGCCAAGGCGCGCAGCGAGACCCTGGCCGAGCGCGAGGGCTTTTCCAACTGGCTGGCCGCGCGCAGCGCCACGCAGCGAGCCGAGCACGACCCAGAGGTGATCGCGCGCACCCGCGCTCTCGATGCGCTCAAGGCCGGCGAGCGCAGGGCGCAGCAGGCCGTGCAGGCGCAGCAGCAGGCGTTGCTGGACGCGCGCCAGGGCGCGCAGGCCGCGCAGCAGCGCCTGGACGCCATCGAGCGCGAGGGCGGCCAGAAGATGGCCGCCGAGCAGCGCCGGGTGGAATTGCGCGTGTTCCTCTACCGCCTGGCGCTCACGCTGCCGCTGCTGGCGGCCGCGGGCTGGCTGTTCGCCAGGAAGCGCCAGAGCATGTACTGGCCCTTCGTCTGGGGCTTCATCCTTTTCGCGCTGTTCGCGTTCTTCGTCGAGCTCGTGCCCTATCTGCCGAGCTATGGCGGCTACGTGCGCTACGCGGTGGGCATCGCGGTCACGGCGCTCGTGGGGCGCTACGCCATCGTGGCGCTGAACCGCTACCTGGAGCGGCAGAAGCAGGCCGAGCAGCTGCCCGACCAGGAGCGCCGCAAGGAGCTGAGCTACGACGTGGCCCTGGCGCGCCAGGCCAAGGGCGTGTGCCCGGGCTGCGAGCGCGCGGTGGACTTGAAGAACGAGAAGATCGACTTCTGCCCGCACTGCGGCATAGGGCTGTTCGATCGCTGCGGGCACTGCAGCACGCGCAAGAGCGCGTTCGCGCGGTTCTGCCATGCCTGCGGCGCGGCGGCTGCCGCGCAGGGCTGA
- a CDS encoding PAS domain-containing protein: MSTTPTPPAPWERIVADVADALIYADREGIIRAWNPAATALFGFEAAEALGQSLDLIIPAHLREAHWRGFDRAIAHGSCGREVRTTRGTHKDGRKLYVDMSFSVVTDGNGQALGSAAMARDATERYLAELARRKAGG, translated from the coding sequence ATGAGCACCACCCCTACCCCCCCGGCCCCCTGGGAGCGCATCGTCGCCGACGTGGCCGACGCCCTGATCTACGCCGACCGCGAAGGCATCATCCGCGCCTGGAACCCGGCGGCCACGGCGCTGTTCGGCTTCGAAGCGGCCGAGGCCCTGGGCCAGAGCCTGGACCTGATCATCCCGGCGCACCTGCGCGAGGCCCATTGGCGCGGCTTCGATCGCGCGATCGCGCATGGCAGTTGCGGCCGCGAGGTGCGCACCACGCGCGGCACGCACAAGGATGGACGCAAGCTGTATGTGGACATGAGCTTCAGCGTGGTCACGGACGGCAACGGCCAGGCGCTGGGCTCGGCCGCCATGGCCCGGGACGCGACCGAGCGCTACCTGGCCGAGCTGGCGCGGCGCAAGGCCGGGGGTTGA
- a CDS encoding VOC family protein gives MSWNLPGESRYGIHSIDHFALEVPSLAQARHFFEAFGLDVSEEGAGLALRAHAAPHVWARLHQGPKKRLAYLSLSCYGDEYEALCDQALAAGARAAPQGTPYLSAEGRWLLDPDGNLVQLKAGPKMTPCSMVHGTVRQAGPNERGMCNRSAVPRVRPRRLSHVLLFTPDIERALGFWSDAFGLRLSDRGGDAVAFMHGRHGSDHHLVAFAASSAPGWHHSAWDVDGIDEVGRGGEQMREAGYAEGWGTGHHVLGSNFFHYVRDPWGSFAEYSADIDYIPMGAKWPAGSHPAEDSLYQWGPPVPEYFIRNVEAG, from the coding sequence ATGTCCTGGAACCTGCCCGGTGAATCCCGTTACGGCATCCACTCCATCGACCATTTCGCGCTAGAAGTCCCGTCGCTCGCCCAGGCGCGCCACTTCTTCGAGGCGTTTGGGCTCGATGTGAGCGAGGAAGGCGCCGGCCTTGCATTGCGCGCCCATGCCGCCCCCCATGTCTGGGCGCGCCTGCACCAGGGGCCGAAGAAGCGCCTGGCGTACCTGTCGCTGTCGTGCTACGGCGACGAATACGAGGCGCTCTGCGACCAGGCGCTGGCTGCGGGCGCCAGGGCGGCGCCGCAAGGCACGCCGTACCTGAGCGCGGAAGGCCGCTGGCTCCTCGATCCGGACGGCAATCTCGTGCAGCTCAAGGCCGGGCCCAAGATGACGCCGTGCTCGATGGTCCACGGTACCGTGCGCCAGGCTGGCCCGAACGAGCGGGGCATGTGCAACCGCAGCGCCGTGCCCAGGGTGCGGCCGCGCCGCCTGTCGCACGTGCTGCTGTTCACGCCGGACATCGAGCGCGCGCTCGGGTTTTGGAGCGATGCCTTCGGCCTGCGCCTGTCCGACCGCGGCGGCGATGCCGTGGCCTTCATGCACGGGCGCCACGGCAGCGACCACCACCTGGTTGCCTTTGCCGCCAGCAGCGCCCCGGGATGGCACCACAGCGCCTGGGACGTGGACGGCATTGACGAAGTCGGCCGCGGCGGCGAGCAGATGCGCGAAGCCGGCTACGCCGAAGGCTGGGGCACGGGTCACCATGTGCTCGGCTCGAACTTCTTCCACTACGTGCGCGACCCCTGGGGCTCGTTCGCGGAGTATTCGGCGGACATCGACTACATCCCCATGGGCGCGAAGTGGCCTGCCGGCAGCCACCCGGCCGAGGACTCCCTTTACCAGTGGGGGCCGCCGGTGCCCGAGTACTTCATCCGCAACGTGGAAGCCGGCTGA
- a CDS encoding FAD-dependent monooxygenase: MRTIEIPVLVVGAGPAGLSATCLLATQGVRTLTITRYPGTANSPRAHITNQRTMEVFRDLGIEDRMYEVATPQALMSNNVWATSFAGVEIARLQAWGSGPERRVDYELASPSSMCNLPQHVMEPVLLAAARERGGQFLFSTELVAMRQEGDKVVSRLVDRISGEEIEVVSDWAIGCDGDNSVVVRELGFETEGQMNLGAAMNVWLEADLTQYTAHRPGTLYWMTQPGNNYWVGSGTWICVRPWTEWVLLFMYDPSQGEPDTSEAALIERAQATIGDPSIPVRIKAASKWTINQVVAKSMRKGRVFIAGNAAHRHPPANGLGTNTCVQDGFNLAWKLAMVIKGQAGDGLLDSYSDERQPVGENVVRRAMQSVRDMLPISDALGFEPGQDEAAGWANVDQLFSNTAHGRERRRKLRDAVALQNYQFNCHGVELGQVYASSAVIGDGSAPPEPARDPELYYHPSTRPGASLPHAWLRQGRRQVSTLDLVGKGRFTLLTGVGGGAWKAAAQGAAEALGIELPVVSIGGPDCDAQDVYSRWADLAGIGESGALLVRPDRHVAWRQQDDAQAGGDALVQALSQILDQRAPARS, translated from the coding sequence ATGCGCACCATAGAAATCCCAGTGCTCGTCGTCGGGGCCGGCCCGGCCGGCCTGTCGGCCACCTGCCTGCTGGCCACGCAGGGGGTCAGGACGCTGACCATCACGCGCTACCCCGGCACCGCCAACTCGCCGCGCGCGCACATCACCAACCAGCGCACGATGGAGGTCTTTCGCGATCTGGGCATCGAAGATCGCATGTACGAGGTCGCCACGCCTCAGGCGCTGATGAGCAACAACGTGTGGGCGACCAGCTTCGCCGGCGTCGAGATCGCCCGGCTGCAGGCCTGGGGCAGCGGCCCCGAGCGCCGCGTGGACTACGAGCTGGCCAGCCCCAGCTCCATGTGCAACCTGCCGCAGCACGTGATGGAGCCGGTCCTGCTGGCCGCCGCGCGCGAGCGCGGCGGGCAGTTCCTGTTCAGCACCGAGTTGGTCGCCATGCGGCAGGAAGGCGACAAGGTCGTCTCCAGGCTGGTCGACCGCATCAGCGGCGAGGAAATCGAAGTCGTCTCCGACTGGGCCATCGGCTGCGATGGCGACAACAGCGTCGTGGTGCGGGAGCTGGGCTTCGAGACCGAAGGCCAGATGAACCTGGGCGCGGCGATGAACGTGTGGCTGGAGGCGGACCTGACCCAGTACACCGCGCACCGCCCGGGCACCCTGTACTGGATGACCCAGCCGGGCAACAACTACTGGGTCGGCTCGGGCACCTGGATCTGCGTGCGCCCCTGGACGGAATGGGTGCTGCTGTTCATGTACGACCCCAGCCAGGGCGAGCCCGACACCAGCGAGGCGGCGCTGATCGAGCGCGCGCAGGCCACGATCGGGGACCCGTCGATCCCGGTCAGGATCAAGGCCGCGTCCAAGTGGACCATCAACCAGGTCGTGGCCAAGTCCATGCGCAAGGGCCGCGTCTTCATCGCCGGCAATGCCGCGCACCGCCATCCGCCGGCCAACGGCCTGGGCACCAACACATGCGTCCAGGACGGCTTCAACCTGGCGTGGAAGCTGGCCATGGTCATCAAGGGGCAGGCCGGCGACGGGTTGCTCGACAGCTACAGCGACGAGCGCCAGCCTGTCGGCGAGAACGTCGTGCGCCGGGCCATGCAGTCGGTGCGCGACATGCTGCCCATCTCTGACGCGCTCGGCTTCGAGCCCGGCCAGGACGAGGCCGCGGGCTGGGCCAATGTGGACCAGCTGTTCTCCAACACGGCGCACGGCCGCGAGCGCCGCCGCAAGCTGCGCGACGCGGTCGCGCTGCAGAACTATCAGTTCAACTGCCACGGCGTGGAGCTGGGGCAGGTGTACGCGTCGTCGGCGGTCATCGGCGACGGCAGCGCACCGCCCGAGCCGGCGCGCGACCCCGAGCTCTACTACCACCCCAGCACCCGACCCGGGGCCAGCCTGCCGCACGCGTGGCTGCGGCAAGGCCGCCGGCAGGTATCGACGCTGGACCTTGTCGGCAAGGGCCGGTTCACGCTGCTCACGGGCGTCGGCGGCGGGGCATGGAAGGCGGCGGCGCAGGGCGCGGCCGAGGCCCTGGGCATCGAGCTGCCGGTGGTCTCGATCGGCGGCCCGGACTGCGACGCGCAGGACGTGTACTCGCGCTGGGCGGATCTGGCCGGCATTGGCGAGTCGGGCGCATTGCTGGTGCGCCCCGACCGCCACGTGGCCTGGCGTCAGCAGGACGATGCGCAGGCCGGCGGCGATGCGCTCGTGCAGGCGCTGAGCCAAATCCTCGACCAGCGCGCGCCGGCTCGCTCCTGA
- a CDS encoding NAD(P)-binding domain-containing protein, translating into MKTILLGGGMVGQCYAQALQAQGHTIAAFCDHAPSDALRALAAQLGAPIHAAPGPWLADAELAVSAVFGTTALDLARASFAHLQAGALYLDMTTADPQAMREAEALARQRGVRFVDVAITGAVNLSGARTPLLCAGADAGEAARLLAACGAPVQVAGDQPGDAAELKLLRSIFTKGLEALAVECLVTAERKGLRETLFRVLSDIDQGSLRETMESMVRTHIVHAGRRRNEVVEARRQMELAGVPAIVLAGVQQRFEHTLAQQQARPYAGQTTADALAWLGAPARP; encoded by the coding sequence ATGAAAACTATTCTGCTTGGCGGCGGCATGGTGGGACAGTGCTACGCACAAGCCCTCCAGGCCCAGGGCCACACCATCGCGGCGTTCTGTGACCACGCGCCCTCCGACGCCCTGCGCGCGCTGGCCGCACAGCTCGGCGCGCCCATCCACGCGGCGCCCGGCCCCTGGCTGGCTGACGCCGAACTCGCCGTGAGCGCCGTCTTCGGCACGACGGCCCTCGACCTGGCGCGTGCCTCCTTCGCACACCTGCAGGCAGGCGCCCTGTACCTGGACATGACCACGGCCGACCCGCAGGCCATGCGCGAGGCCGAGGCGCTGGCACGCCAGCGCGGCGTGCGCTTCGTGGACGTGGCGATCACCGGCGCGGTCAACCTCAGCGGCGCGCGCACGCCGCTGCTGTGCGCCGGCGCCGATGCCGGCGAGGCCGCACGCCTGCTCGCGGCATGCGGCGCGCCCGTGCAGGTGGCGGGCGACCAGCCCGGCGACGCGGCCGAGCTGAAGCTGCTGCGCAGCATCTTCACCAAGGGCCTGGAAGCGCTGGCGGTGGAGTGCCTGGTGACGGCCGAACGCAAGGGCCTGCGCGAGACACTGTTCCGCGTGCTTTCCGACATCGACCAAGGCTCCCTGCGCGAGACGATGGAGTCGATGGTCCGCACCCACATCGTCCACGCCGGCCGGCGCCGCAACGAAGTCGTGGAAGCCCGGCGGCAGATGGAGCTGGCGGGCGTGCCCGCCATCGTGCTCGCGGGCGTGCAGCAGCGCTTCGAGCACACGCTGGCGCAGCAGCAGGCCCGCCCCTACGCGGGCCAGACCACGGCGGATGCGCTGGCCTGGCTGGGCGCCCCTGCACGGCCCTGA
- a CDS encoding universal stress protein produces MFRILIAIDGSELALDAVRHGLELMRRGGLQATLVLGHVQEEASFMELATQGADAVAEAAVAAGRHLMASAVALVEAAGVPYETEIALGPVAATLADMVENCGCDLLIIGARGLGGLRGALLGSVSQALVHQSPVPVTVVKHAEPQELPDDGDDEDAA; encoded by the coding sequence ATGTTCAGGATATTGATCGCCATCGATGGCTCCGAACTCGCGCTGGACGCCGTGCGCCATGGCCTCGAACTGATGCGCCGTGGCGGCCTGCAGGCCACGCTGGTGCTGGGCCATGTGCAGGAGGAGGCCAGCTTCATGGAGCTGGCCACGCAGGGCGCCGACGCGGTGGCCGAGGCTGCCGTGGCCGCGGGCCGCCACCTGATGGCCAGCGCCGTGGCGCTGGTGGAGGCTGCGGGAGTGCCCTACGAGACCGAAATCGCCCTGGGCCCCGTGGCTGCCACGCTGGCGGACATGGTGGAGAACTGTGGCTGCGACCTGCTCATCATCGGCGCGCGCGGCCTGGGCGGCTTGCGTGGGGCGCTGCTGGGTTCGGTGTCGCAGGCGCTGGTGCACCAGAGCCCGGTGCCGGTCACGGTGGTCAAGCACGCCGAGCCGCAGGAGCTGCCGGACGATGGAGATGACGAAGACGCAGCCTGA
- a CDS encoding fumarylacetoacetate hydrolase family protein: protein MKIASFLLDGQRRVGVLTERGLAVIDTGGADLGALLRQGLDIAGLRQRAAASQRFADPADVTFLPPAAEPPKVICVGLNYADHTKESPYEQPDYPTLFLRAATSLGAHGAAVERPRASETLDWEGEMVVVLGKGGRHIPKDKALDCVFGYAPGNEISVREYQFKSPQWTVGKNFDGTGTWGPYVVTSDELPPGGKGLKLETRLNGEVVQSANTGDMLFDVATVIATVSEAITLQAGDIIFSGTPAGVGFGRTPKRFMKHGDVVEVEIERIGLLRNPIRDEQR, encoded by the coding sequence ATGAAAATCGCCTCCTTCCTGCTTGACGGCCAGCGCCGCGTCGGCGTGCTGACCGAACGCGGCCTGGCCGTCATCGATACCGGCGGCGCCGACCTGGGCGCGCTGCTGCGCCAGGGGCTGGATATCGCTGGCCTGCGCCAGCGCGCGGCCGCGAGCCAGCGCTTCGCCGATCCGGCGGACGTCACCTTCCTGCCCCCCGCGGCAGAGCCCCCCAAGGTGATCTGCGTCGGCTTGAACTACGCCGACCACACCAAGGAAAGCCCGTACGAGCAGCCGGACTACCCGACGCTGTTCCTGCGCGCTGCGACGAGCCTGGGCGCGCACGGCGCGGCGGTGGAGCGGCCGCGGGCCAGCGAGACCCTGGACTGGGAGGGCGAGATGGTCGTGGTGCTTGGCAAGGGTGGCCGCCACATCCCGAAGGACAAGGCGCTCGATTGCGTGTTCGGCTACGCTCCCGGCAACGAGATATCCGTGCGCGAGTACCAGTTCAAGTCGCCGCAATGGACGGTGGGCAAGAACTTCGACGGCACCGGCACCTGGGGCCCCTACGTGGTCACCTCCGACGAACTGCCGCCGGGGGGCAAGGGCCTGAAGCTCGAGACCCGGCTCAACGGCGAGGTCGTGCAGTCGGCCAACACTGGCGACATGCTGTTCGACGTCGCCACCGTCATCGCCACCGTCAGCGAGGCCATCACCCTGCAGGCCGGCGACATCATTTTCTCGGGCACGCCGGCCGGCGTGGGGTTCGGGCGCACGCCCAAGCGGTTCATGAAGCACGGCGACGTGGTCGAGGTCGAGATCGAGCGCATCGGCCTGCTGCGCAACCCCATCAGGGACGAGCAGCGCTGA
- the tgt gene encoding tRNA guanosine(34) transglycosylase Tgt, translating into MLQFQLLATDPSSHARRGTLTLNHGVVQTPIFMPVGTYGTVKGVMPRSLREMGAQIILGNTFHLWMRPGLDIVKDFGGLHGFEQWDRPILTDSGGFQVWSLGAMRKITEEGVHFASPVNGDKLFMSPEVSMQIQTILNSDIVMQLDECTPYETNGHKTTEAEARKSMEMSRRWAARSKAEFERLANPNALFGIVQGGMYEHLRQESLDALVEMDFPGYAIGGVSVGEPKDEMLRIMAHTPHRLPAHKPRYLMGVGTPEDLVEGVAQGVDMFDCVMPTRNARNGTLFTRYGDLKIRNARHKADHQPLDPSCTCHACAGTEGVAWNDGGRGGFSRAYLHHLDRCGEMLGPMLTTIHNLHYYLRLMQEIRDALDAGAFAAFRARFKADRARGV; encoded by the coding sequence ATGCTGCAATTCCAACTTCTCGCCACCGACCCCTCCAGCCACGCGCGGCGCGGCACGCTCACGCTCAACCACGGCGTGGTGCAGACCCCCATCTTCATGCCCGTGGGCACCTATGGCACCGTCAAGGGCGTGATGCCGCGCAGCCTGCGCGAGATGGGCGCCCAGATCATCCTGGGCAACACCTTCCACCTGTGGATGCGCCCGGGCCTGGACATCGTGAAAGACTTCGGCGGGCTGCACGGCTTCGAGCAGTGGGACAGGCCCATCCTGACCGACTCGGGGGGCTTCCAGGTCTGGAGCCTGGGGGCGATGCGCAAGATCACCGAGGAGGGCGTGCACTTCGCCTCCCCCGTCAACGGCGACAAGCTGTTCATGTCGCCCGAGGTCAGCATGCAGATCCAGACGATCCTGAACTCGGACATCGTCATGCAGCTCGACGAGTGCACGCCCTACGAGACCAACGGCCACAAGACCACCGAGGCCGAGGCGCGCAAGAGCATGGAGATGAGCCGCCGCTGGGCCGCGAGGTCCAAGGCCGAGTTCGAGCGCCTGGCCAACCCCAACGCGCTGTTCGGCATCGTGCAGGGCGGCATGTACGAGCACCTGCGCCAGGAGTCGCTCGACGCCCTGGTGGAGATGGACTTCCCCGGCTACGCCATCGGCGGCGTGAGCGTGGGCGAGCCCAAGGACGAGATGCTTCGCATCATGGCCCACACGCCGCACCGCCTGCCGGCCCACAAGCCGCGCTACCTGATGGGCGTGGGCACGCCCGAGGACCTGGTGGAGGGCGTGGCCCAGGGCGTGGACATGTTCGACTGCGTGATGCCCACGCGCAATGCGAGGAACGGCACGCTGTTCACGCGCTACGGCGACCTGAAGATACGCAACGCGCGCCACAAGGCCGACCACCAGCCGCTGGACCCTTCCTGCACCTGCCACGCCTGCGCGGGCACCGAGGGCGTGGCCTGGAACGACGGCGGGCGCGGCGGCTTCTCGCGCGCCTACCTGCACCACCTGGACCGCTGCGGCGAGATGCTGGGCCCCATGCTCACCACCATCCACAACCTGCACTACTACCTCCGGCTCATGCAGGAGATCCGCGACGCGCTCGATGCCGGCGCCTTCGCCGCATTCCGCGCGCGCTTCAAGGCCGACCGGGCGCGCGGCGTCTGA